TTCTTTGAAACATTGAATTGGCACTAGAAGGTGACGCGCGCTTTGCTGCGCCGCTTTTCACTATCATGTTTATTGTGCATTTTCTTTCTAATCATTTATTACCCATTTTTTCATATAAAATTGATGTTTGTTGGGCGGCATATTTTGCATTGTTCGGTTTGATGTGGTTGATCCCTGTCTTTTGATTGGACACTACTAATAGTGTATGTGCAATGCAAAAAGTGTTTATTAAAATGATTAATAAAAAGTATTATTCAATTGCAAGATTAAGCTGCTAAAGGGAAACATCAACAACCAgacaagtaaaaataaaaaatgttcatttattgcTAATAAGCAAGACACATTGTGATTGGCAAAAAGAAGTAAAAGCACATTCCTAGTGTCTTCTAAAAGGATGTCATTGAAAAGTCTTGCTAGTACACTTGGGCAACACACTTTTCACTAATCCAAAATTAAGTAAAATTAGTGTAAAACATGTACAAAACATGGTATAGTTATCATCAAAACTTTAAGCATAAGGTGCTATTTGTTGTAAACATGGATTATATATGGAACACCTTGTCTAAACTATGATATATGAAGCACATTCATCTACTCCGCAAATAGAGTCTTCAACAACAGTGAATCGTCGCCATGCTTGCATAGATACACCAAAAACACTTAATCCGCTATTACATGGGTGTCATCTAATTACTTGATCCATTCATCTTGCCTCTAGAGAGTGAAAACTGAAGAAAGTGACAAGAATGAATTGCGGAGCACCGGCAGTACCACGCCCTCTCCTGACCTTTGATGGTTAGATCCATCATAATCGACATGCCTGAGTCCAAAACAATAATAAAATATTAATTGGACAATTGGTAAAGCCTAAACAGAACATCCAAAAAATGGAACCTTAACCAGTAAATAGACTGCATTTCAATTAGTGGAGGGTTTTAACAGGCCAAACAAAGTCGCATGAAAAATTGAATTTCATCTGATCCAAGCAAATAGAAGAATATATTCCACACAATTCAAATGCACGAATGCTTTATGTAATATTCCGTCAGGTTACCTTCTCCTCCACTTATCTTACTTgagtctttccttagtttagacctTCAATTATGAGCATCATCTAGTTGGTGTGGTCAAAGCATATTGATACATCTCCCGAATTCAGGAGTTGTACCAGAAGCCATTGTGATGTCTACTTGCTCATAGTCAATTATATGTTACAACCAAGTTGCCTGTTGCTCACCTGAACATCATGAATTAGAAGACTGTTGTCAAGGACCGTGAATCTGATTTTCAAAAGCACCACAAATAACTCTGTAATGTGGGTTAGAAACCATACTACATGAACCCAACAGCAAACTGGATCAACCTCATTGTTAGTGGAGGATGTATAATGGAGAAGCAGATTCTGGTCAAGGAGGACAGCAACATAGACCCTGTTAGAAGCCAGTTTTGCCATGTTTGTTTTCTTGAACCTTGAAAATGAACGAAAACAAAAtgctaatactccctccgtaaactaatataagagtgtttagaatactaaaatagtgatctaaacgctcttatattagtttacagagggagtacaactttATTTAAGGCTGCAAAAAAATACAGGTTATAAGTTTAAACATTTGTTGCTACTGCATTTTGCAGAGGGCTTTGTTTGACTATTTATCAAAGCAACTGTTGTTGGCTGCAAGTTTACTATCAGGCTTTGTTTGACTACAACATCGAAACTTTGTCCTCCGAACCTGCATCAGACCATAGTACATGTTTGGCATATTTCTGTTGTTGGAATAATTCTTAGATGAATAACAACGTGCACttcaattatttcctttctcataaaCCGAACCTTAGAGCCGAAGAAGACATACTCGTACAGTCGCCTAACCTGCAGGTCTGGTAAACGGCGATTAAGTGCAGACTCAAGAACCGCCGGCTGTGTGTGATCTCCTCGATCCCCCGACTTCTTCCCGCTGCCAAGCTCCACCAATATTAGAGGAAGAATCGGATCTCATCATGTCCTGCCCGCAAACGCCAACGCAGCAAAATTGCGGATCTCCCCGCAGGCGTCCTCCCCGCAGCGTGTCGGCGAGGAGCCGGAAGAGCGACAGTGGCGGCCGCACTGGCGACGAAGAAGCTGGGGCGGACCGGATTTCCGTTGTCTGATGTGGTGGCGCTGAATTTCCTTCGCCCATTTTCTCTGGGAGCATGCAGCTGCGAAGTGCGAACAAAGGCAGATCCCGTATCACAATGGTTGATTTGCCTCCCTTCCCCAAActgccttttcattctctttccaCGCGAGCTGGCAGCGAAACCGACATGAAGGGACCGAAGTCGTACATAAACGACACGTTGACCTATCATCCAAGCCCAGCCTAGAGAGACCACCACTCCTACCGGCTAACATGTGGGGTCCAGCACGTAAAAACAGTCTACAACGCTCACAACTCTCCATTTCGTGGGAGCTTAGTAACTCTAATGATTCTATCTTTAGCTTCCATCAGCATATCAACTGTGGCATTCTAACATATAAGGTTGCTAGCCAACTCCTCTCCAGAATCGTCCCTCGATTTGCATATCTTTTGTCCATCGGATGTTGGTCAAATTGGTCTTCCATTGATTGGTTGCCGTTCAATCTGCGCTGGCAATTTTCGATCTTCGTTTGACCTTCTGGTAAATTCATTGGGGCGATAACCTGTGGGCTCAGCCTCCTGCGCTATTGGTTGGGTCAGTTCTTTTTGGGTCGCGGGCGGCCTCCCCTGGCGTGCCGCGTGCGTGCCTCGCGTAGCGCACCCCTATTGGCTTGGCAGCCGGCTGGAAGGACATATGTACACCCGCTGCTACCCCTTCCATGCCATGACGAGTGGGCCAGGATGGCCGCTGGTCCCACGTGCAAGGGACTCTCTATTGTTCTCTGCGTTATGCCGGGGTTGGAGAGAATTGTGGCTGACTCCTGCGCGTGTCGTGCTAAGGCTGACCTCTACATAGTGCCGGGTCCGCCCACTCAGAGCATGGTTAATAAGAGAGGCAGCAGCCGGCTCTATAGTCATGTCCATGTCATCTATAGTCTTCATACAACCAACACCATATAATAGGACAGCTATAGGTTAGCTGTTGGGTTGGATTTAAGTATTAATCTTTGCATGCTGGGATTGGGAGGAATGGCAAAGCGCTGGTTTACAGGCAGCAGCTCGGGCTGCAAGCCAGCTATTGCGCCTCGTAACATGCTATAGGCGGGCGACTAGTGAAGAGTCAGCTCTACTCTCTCTCCTCACTTCTCTCTCTTTCATGTAGGATTTTTGTGACGTGGCAAGTCTTGTAGCCTGCTGAGTAGGACTTATTATGCTTGCTCTCACGGGTCTTTTCTCCGGGTCGTCCGGTGCGCTCGCCTTTTTTCCGGGTCGTCCGGTGCCTTTAGTTTAGCGCTACACAAGGCCACTGACGCTGGGGCCGTGTGGAGGGGCGGGGCCGGTGGTCAGTTGCTTTGTGTTCCCTCGCTACTGGGTTCGCGTGGCCGATGCACACGGCTGGCAACTGGACGTGCGAGCGCCGCGCGTTGGGTCCCTCGTGCGAGGCGTGCGTCGTCTCAGTGCACGTCGCCCCCTGCGCTGGTGGCAAACCCTCCCCCAATCACCAAAGCCGCCGcacgcctccctccttcctcctcgcccgCACCCCTGCCGCGGCGCCCATCCCTCCCAGCCCTCCCATCTTCGCGTTTCTCCTCCTCCCAGAACTACCTCCCGTCGCTTAGGCTCCATGGCGGCGGCCGGCTCGAGGCGAGCCTGGCGCAGGCGGGCGGAAGCAGCGGGGAGCAACGGATGCGGGTGGGAGAGTGCCGGACGGCGCCGTCATTGTTCATTGTCGCCCCGCTAAGCCGCATCGAAGAAGGACCAGGACCTCACCCCTCAACCCTCGTCCCTCTTCCCTTCTGGATGCACCTCCCCGCATGAGTTCCTCCTGCCTAATTCGGCTCCCCTTTCCATCTAATTTCATTCTTGTTTCACATGTTGGTTTGGTCGGTAAGAGACGTTGCGCCGCCGACTGCAGTAGCCAGGATTGGTGTTGGTGATGTCTGTACGTACCAGTTACACAATTCCAGGTTTGGTCAATGTCTCTGGAGCTATGGTATTATCCTTTGATTTCTCCTATATTTTCCTTCCTGATTTTGTTTGATAATTTGCTAGGTTATGGGATTGGATCTCCATTTTCCAAGATTCTTAGCTGATAAGTATATTGTGCGGCAAAATCTCTAGGCCAGCgctaggcgccggtgcgccggcccaaatttgggccggtcgcgCCCTAGCCATCCGATCCAATTCATCTAGGCCATCAGTTCCTTATCCAAAAAGCTGCTTCATCCCTTCCCCCCTCGTGTGTCTCTCCTCTGTGTTGTCTTCCTCACCTCGCCACGCAGCTCCACCCCGTTCCCAGACAGCCGTTGCCTCCGCCCCCGCCGGCTTGCCTCGCCGTCGACACGCGCCGCCGTCACCGGTCGCCTTTTTTACCCGCTCTGCTGCACGCCGGCAGCACCTCCCCTACACTTCTCCCTCGCCCTTTGTGGTCATGGGTTGCCGTCGTTGGCCGCGGCAGCTCTGCTCGCCGGCAATAGTACGACGCTTCCTCGTCCCtcgctggttccagcaaaacaagtaAGTGGTTGGAACATTGTGCCCCTACCGGTGCCGCCCCAGCATGGATGGAACGATGGAGACGACGAAGTAACTCGCAAAAATCACAATatgtggttccagcaaaaaattgtGCTGGTTGTAGCATCTCATGTCGCTGGTTGAAGCTCGCCGTGCACCATTAGTAGCCTCGATCTtctctggttccagcaaaaatggaCTATGTTTGTAACAAATGGTGTTGCCGATTGCAGCTCCGCATCACGGTGGTCGTAGCATTTCGCCGCATGTAGCAGCTCCGCCGTTGCCTGACGCAACCCCGTCGCTTtctctggttccagcaaaaatggtCAACGGTTGTAACAAATGTTGTTGCAGGTTGCAGCTCCGCAGTACGTCGGTCGTACGTCGTCGCCTGACACAACCCCGCCGCTTTCTCTGGTTCCAGCAAACAAAGTCGCCGGATGTAGCTTTTTGAGCTGCTGGTTGCAGCTCGATTGCACGCAGTAGCAGCTTCCCAGCATCTCTGATGGTGGTTCGAGCAAAAAATAAATTGGTTGTAGCATCTGTGGGGCTGGTCCCAGCATGCGTCCCCTACGGTCCGCAAACATTGGTTGGCTTTCGTCTACGGCGACACCTCGGACGCCTGGTTGCAACATAGAGGGCCACCCATCTCTTGTCCCATGGCTGGAGAGGGGAAAAAGCCGAGGAGGAAGTGTGGGGGTGGCCGCCAGTTCGCTGGAGTAGGACAAATAGATGACGGCCTCGGTTTCACGCCCGGTGGTGCAGGGCGGTGGCCGGAGACCGATGCTCTCACAACAACTTCCGCTCGCGGGATGGAGGGGATGGGTTATGGTCGTGAGCGGGAGATGCAGTTTGCATCGCGACGGGATCTGAAGAAAAGAGACGAGTGGAAGACAACACACAAGGGCTGTAGGATTGCCTTCGATCCAACGAAGCGCGCGCGTCCGGCGCAACGCTTCGACCGGCGCACCGGCAGCAAACGTTTCCCAAATCTCTATGTACTGATGTTGTGCACATCCAAATACAAGCAATGTAAGTGACCTAGCATTTCACGTGTGGCATGCTACATCTCATACAGTTTCTGAATTCTAATACCATTCCTGTGTAGTTGGACACTCCATAGGGCAAATTTGATGCTTTGTACATCACTTCTGGACCTGTTTATTAATGTTGCCGTGATCTGGGTTTCCATGTACTGATAGATGCATTCCTTATCTTTATGTGTTCCATCTAGGCATATATATGTTTCTGCCCATAAATGTATTTATGAGCTGGCTCCATTTTTTACTGCTTTTCTGTACCCTTTAATCCCCTAAAAAGGGCTATACATGCATTTTAAAGAGTTCACATCTTCTATAAACATTAGCATTGTCTTACCCCACTGCTCTCTGGCATGCAGCGGCGAAGATTTCATCCTCAACCTCCCTCACGACCCCAGGTCCGGCTACTTTCCAGTATTGTCAGTTTTCTTCTTGGCCGCACTAAACAATTTGGCAACATGGGTGTCGTGGCCACACACATGCATCTTGTCGCCCTCCTTAAAATTCAATTAGATTATCGGCAAACATGCAGCCATGTTTACTTAAGATCCAATTAGATAAATGTTGTTTATTTTCCATATAGTTTCTAATCAGAAAGGTCTCATATGCAGATTGGGGACATGGCGTGAAGATATGGTTTTGTGATCTATGGTCTTGGGTCATCCGTTGGATGGGTGATAATGGAAATTTTCTTGAGGACAGACACGTGCAAGTTTTGTGAGAGTTAAACCTGTTTTATGAGAGTTAAACCTGTTTTATGAGAGTTAAAGCTATTTTTTGAGAGTTAAACATGTGCATACGAATGGATTTTTTTTAGAACTGGTCAAACTATTTTTTTGTAAGAGTTAAAGCTGTTTTCTTGAGGACAAACCCGTGAATAAGTCTCATCTGTATAGATTAATTAATATAATAGGACAACAATTTAAGTTTATTGAAGCTCTTTCTAAGAAGCGGGGGTCTGCTTTGGTTTCTTGTTGTTTGCCTATTCTCTTAAAAACAGTTGACTGGATGCAGCTGACGGGTTATACATCAATAATTTGGGCAGTTGGATATGGCATTTACAAGTAAAGGATTTCAGAAATCTAATATGGCATGCCTATTTTTCATGGAAAAACGAATGGTACCTTATTTACTATTTAGTTTTTAAGCTAGACTAATTTGACTACACGCTTCCTGAGGTGCCTTCTGTTTTTGAATAGTCATAGAATTCTCCTGATTACGAGATGTTCCTTTGTCACTATTTGAATTTCTGCCTTGAGTGGCCTCTGTCTTGGTTTACAGCTCCATATGGCTACTTATGTATAACATATGGAGGTCCTGTTTGAACTGTTCTCAAATATGTTTACTACAGCAAAGTGGAATATGCAAAGTTTCTGTGTTGATTAGGCAAATACTTGCTTTGCCTTAAATACTGTCCCCATCTATGTTCCAGGTTTTTTGGGTATGAATTATTTCCCTGGAATGGATCAACACATTTGCATGGGAttttagaaaaatatatgtgaATGCATCTTTCTAATAAAAGCATTGCTTAAGAAATACCCTTTTCTGAAATCAAAATTGTTGTTGGTCTTCTGATCACTTTCATTGTCTATCAGATAGGCTATGGCTTCCATAAGCTAGCATCATTAGGGTCAGGTCGTTGTGTTTAGTTTATTTTCAGTGCCTTGCAAGTTAGTGGTTCCCAGAAGATTGTAGCCTACCTTATTAGCGTCGACTGGCATATTTATCTTTCAATGTCATTGCTTAACCATGCCTGGCTGACTGCTATATTTATATATGCACAAAGTGCTTATTCCTTTGGTGCTTCCAGATTGTCAAGGTATGAGCAGAGCAGCGAGGGATGAGAAATGGGGTAACTTATCGTAGACATACAGAAACGAAAATAAAGCTATGCACAGAGAAAAGGTGTAGAATTGATTGCTGGGCATGAATTCCGGCATGGACCACTTTGCTTTGCTTTTGTCACATTAAAATTAATCATATATAGTAATTTTTTTGTCCACAGTACTATGATCCATCCATCATTGTTGGTTCACCATTCTAAAGGAAATAGACAAAGGTAAAATCTTAGTGTACTTGAATATATAGATTTGTCTGATTGTGTTGTAATCTTAGTTTCCTTTTATCTTTCTATATATGAACCTGCTATTATGTGTCATTGTGTTGTGGTCTTGACCATCTGCAGCAAGGGTTAGGCAAATATTTATCCTGTAAAATGAGTTGCCGGTTCTTACCACGTGGttgctattttattttgcaatttttaTGCATCACATGATTACTTTTTTAAAAAGTGATCTTAATTCATGGTCCTTAGTTTACTGATCGTTCGGCGGCTCTGTGTACCAATATAGTGGTGCATCTAGGAGGAAGGGATCTAGAGACGACGATGGACAAAACAATCCTGCAGAGGCAGCAAGAGGCAGTTCTCGACAAATCACTATAAGGTGTTCTCTTTTGACCTGTTGATATTACTGTCTCTCTGGTTTTGATTTCCTTGTATAAAATTTACTAATTTGGGAGAAAAGCAGCGCAAGGATCCAATGGAAGAATTTGGTGAAGAACAAGGTCTCCATCATTTGGCGTCAAGGAAAGGAAGACCATGTCATCATTTGGCCAGTGCAGGTAATGCTCTACCTGATGCACTATTTAGGTCATCATGGTTTCAATACTTTTGGCTCGCCTTAATGCTAATAAGGAATGTCGGGCTTACAAGTTTCAACAATGTGCAGTGATTCCAAAGTTATGTAGGCCAGATTGTGTTATTTTTTACTGAACACTTTGTTCTCCAGTGAGGTTACAGATTCTATAATATGTTGTGGCGGTATGTACATATGGAAATCCTAATCTAGCTAATTTGATTGTGGGAATTATGTTGTTAGTCTATCTTCCAGGCCTGTTGTCAGTTATCATTATTTCTGCTATAATGTGAGCCAATTAGAAACTGATATAATGTGTTTTTCCTAATAAATCTCATGCTGGTGTGTTTTGCATTCTCAAAAAATCATGACAGGTCCCCATGCCCCTGTATCTGCCCTCGAAGCCGGGTTCCGCGAGCTAAGGTTGCAGGGGAGAATGAACGTGCAAGTTTCCAGCAGCAAAGTTTTTTCTACATTTGATGGGTAGCTAAATTAGTTTGATTTCACGGATGATGGAGCCTTGCTGTGTGACGTAGTTCCTGGTGAAGAAATATTTGTTAGGTCTATGTATGTGTGTACTGGAGTTGGTGCATCTCCAAGGAAGAACCAAACCcttattcctatcttacaataTTTTACACTTAAATGCAAATGCAAAGTGTTAGCTATGTTAACTGTTGTTTCAATCCCTTGTTTGAAAATGTGATTGATTACAAATTGTGCATGCTCAAGTATATATTTGTAAAAAGAAGTCCTTAATTTTTGATTAAAAGGGTTTGCGTTGGCGCTCTAAGTGGTTGCTCACAGCTAAAGTTACTACACATTCATGATTTTAAATGGGTATTTGCGCACATCTTGCTGTAGATAACAAGAAATCATTTTTTTTATTGTGGAGTCACCATTCTTTTTTTAAAGGGTGTTAAATTTGTTACTATATGTGCTTGCCCATGACTAAATCAACTAAATAATGTATTTTCTTTTCAATGTGTACATGGATTTAGCGtgcctctgcgccatttggcgcaacgggtccacTAGTTCCATTAAAAATCAAGTGCAATCCAGAAGTTCTGACTAAAGTCACATAAAAAGAAAAGGTGGATGTAATCTTCATTAGGTTCATCATCACACATAAACACATTTGTTATTCTCAACATAGAAATTCTTTCTGTTTAGTAGACCCCTTGTGTTCAATCTGTCTTAAAGGAGATGCCAAAAAAATAagaatatctatttagagagacaaactccgcctatgtcttctaggcatagccggtcccaagctcgggtaaaggaggagggttgtgataggcttggcgagccaacgtaaaaactagccagtcccataggtatgaaacccatttgagcgagaatagtactaggatgggtgacctcctaggaagtcctcgtgaaagggtttcatatctaagggttgtgataggcttggcgagccaacgtaaaaactagccagtcttttgggtatgtaacccatttgggcgagagtagtactaggatgggtgacctcctgggaagtcctcgtgaaagggtttcatatctagcctaccccaacttgtttgggataaaaggcttcgTAAGTAAGTATCTATT
The sequence above is a segment of the Triticum dicoccoides isolate Atlit2015 ecotype Zavitan chromosome 1A, WEW_v2.0, whole genome shotgun sequence genome. Coding sequences within it:
- the LOC119277483 gene encoding uncharacterized protein LOC119277483 isoform X1, yielding MRNGVTYRRHTETKIKLCTEKSTMIHPSLLVHHSKGNRQSGASRRKGSRDDDGQNNPAEAARGSSRQITISARIQWKNLVKNKVSIIWRQGKEDHVIIWPVQVPMPLYLPSKPGSAS
- the LOC119277483 gene encoding uncharacterized protein LOC119277483 isoform X2; the encoded protein is MGCRRWPRQLCSPAIVRRFLVPRWFQQNNGASRRKGSRDDDGQNNPAEAARGSSRQITISARIQWKNLVKNKVSIIWRQGKEDHVIIWPVQVPMPLYLPSKPGSAS